The Deltaproteobacteria bacterium genome contains a region encoding:
- a CDS encoding hydantoinase B/oxoprolinase family protein, translated as MERNDSGSTVDPVTFEILSHRLQRIAKEMGATIERVGGTVNTTQMHDYMASLYRADGEILATGESMPWHVACAGFTVKWIIERFAEYDGVHEDDVFLLNDPYVSAVHQSDVYLISPIHVEGRLIAWSASFVHVMDIGAMSPGGDSPEAKEICHEGLRIPGIKLVDRGNLRKDVFDTLINMTRRPDMVALDINCQLAGHSVAKSRMRQFYGHHGVDLMDAVAAQMIDYSERALRKRLEAIPDGEWSDSAAIESREGSWTVRLTLKKQGSRMVFDFTGTDPQASVGVNLPYHATFGTCFEGIVETVAYDFPRNHGLFRPIETIAPPGTLVNVTHPAPVSLNTTSGGATAKYVVVSVLNGMLAGSEAWRDEIMVRIWGGRRVRTSGVNQHGAFYSTSLAMSPLSGSGARATMDGVDTTKLDFMTCPNVEWLEMNCPMLFLFRRHARDQQGAGRYRGGTGAEMAFSVHKAPEGKIEGVAFGVAGLVNGGRGIFGGYPGAPSILVHLEGTALGEKLHANRVPQNLDELGGTPRVLPYASFELRPDDVLYYTLGMGGGYGSPLDRDPRAVLKDVEDELVSVETARDVYGVVIDPDSLAVDFQATEEIRRQRLSENRGAGS; from the coding sequence ATGGAGCGCAACGATAGCGGCAGCACCGTGGATCCGGTGACCTTCGAGATCCTCTCGCACCGGCTCCAGCGCATCGCCAAGGAGATGGGCGCCACCATCGAGCGGGTCGGCGGAACGGTCAACACCACCCAGATGCACGACTACATGGCCTCGCTCTACCGGGCCGACGGCGAGATCCTCGCCACCGGCGAGTCCATGCCCTGGCACGTGGCCTGCGCCGGCTTCACGGTGAAGTGGATCATCGAGCGCTTCGCCGAATACGACGGCGTGCACGAGGACGACGTGTTCCTCCTGAACGACCCCTACGTCTCCGCGGTGCACCAATCCGATGTCTACCTCATCTCCCCCATCCACGTGGAGGGGCGTCTGATCGCGTGGAGCGCGTCGTTCGTCCACGTGATGGACATCGGCGCCATGTCCCCGGGCGGCGATTCCCCCGAGGCCAAGGAGATCTGTCACGAGGGCCTGCGCATTCCCGGCATCAAGCTGGTGGACCGCGGCAACCTGCGCAAGGACGTGTTCGACACCCTCATCAACATGACCCGGCGTCCCGACATGGTGGCGCTGGACATCAACTGCCAGCTTGCCGGCCACAGCGTGGCCAAGTCGCGCATGAGGCAGTTCTACGGCCACCACGGCGTCGACCTCATGGACGCCGTGGCCGCCCAGATGATCGACTACTCCGAGCGCGCGCTGCGCAAGCGCCTGGAGGCGATCCCGGACGGCGAGTGGAGCGACAGCGCCGCCATCGAGTCCAGGGAGGGCTCGTGGACCGTCCGGCTGACCCTGAAGAAGCAGGGCAGCCGCATGGTCTTCGACTTCACCGGCACCGACCCCCAGGCGAGCGTCGGCGTCAACCTGCCTTACCACGCCACCTTCGGCACCTGCTTCGAAGGCATCGTGGAGACCGTGGCCTACGATTTCCCCCGCAACCACGGGCTGTTCCGGCCCATCGAGACCATCGCGCCGCCGGGGACCCTGGTGAACGTCACCCATCCGGCGCCGGTCTCCCTCAACACCACCTCGGGCGGCGCCACCGCCAAGTACGTGGTGGTATCGGTGCTCAACGGCATGTTGGCGGGCAGCGAGGCGTGGCGCGACGAGATCATGGTGCGGATCTGGGGCGGGCGACGGGTGCGGACGTCGGGGGTGAACCAGCACGGCGCGTTCTATTCCACGAGCCTGGCCATGTCGCCCCTCAGCGGCAGCGGAGCCCGCGCCACCATGGACGGGGTCGACACCACCAAGCTCGACTTCATGACCTGTCCCAACGTGGAGTGGCTGGAAATGAACTGCCCGATGCTGTTCCTGTTCCGGCGCCATGCCAGGGACCAGCAGGGAGCGGGCCGCTATCGCGGAGGCACCGGCGCGGAGATGGCGTTCTCGGTGCACAAGGCGCCGGAGGGCAAGATCGAAGGCGTCGCCTTCGGCGTGGCCGGTCTCGTCAACGGCGGCCGCGGCATCTTCGGGGGCTACCCCGGGGCGCCGAGCATCCTCGTGCACCTGGAGGGCACCGCGCTGGGTGAGAAGCTCCACGCCAACAGGGTGCCGCAGAACCTCGACGAGCTGGGAGGCACGCCGCGGGTGCTGCCCTACGCGAGCTTCGAGCTGAGGCCCGACGACGTCCTCTACTACACCTTGGGCATGGGCGGCGGCTACGGCAGCCCGTTGGACCGTGACCCCCGCGCGGTTCTGAAGGACGTGGAAGACGAACTGGTGTCGGTGGAGACCGCGCGCGACGTCTACGGCGTGGTCATAGACCCAGATTCCCTCGCCGTGGACTTCCAGGCGACCGAGGAGATCCGGCGACAGCGCCTTTCGGAGAACCGCGGAGCCGGGTCGTGA
- a CDS encoding hydantoinase/oxoprolinase family protein, with product MNDNYIVGVDIGGTFTDCVAVSGEGGMTLGKASSTPRNFALGVLDAVRDAARNLGMEDERGLLQATRLFYHACTIGDNTLITRSGARTGLIATAGFGDTILMMRGGVVAGLPESEAHHMAALTKPDPLVPKRRIAEVNERVDFEGDVLVGLDEAEAEDAIRKLVDNGVESVAVSLIWSIANDCHERLLGKLLRQRYPDLFVTLSSEAASFQGEYERTATTVFNAYIGPRISAYLNDLRALLRDRGLQREPLVMQAYGGVLGVDDSVRKAVGTIESGPAAGVAACRYMGGLTGIDHIVAADMGGTTFKVGIIRDAVMERDYQPVFLRYRLLSPKIWVESIGAGGGSIAWIEEGTGLLKVGPRGAGASPGPVCYNRGGTEPTVTDASLILGYLNPEYFLGGQIALDVEAARRAVAEKVAEPLGMSVTEAAGAIHRIVNAQMSDLIRNATIQRGHDPRGDTMFAFGGACPVHAGRFAAELGIEQVVVPVTASVHGAVGLVASDVVYEEGVSDRSLVPVPPDRLNASFSPVLAKVRRSLEDAGFGDDDITLARSVDMRYRYQVHEINVPIPPGEAPLTDEDLEAVYTRFDGLYEAAYGKGSAYRAAGREIVTLRVTGSGALPKPALRALEGGGEASAARKGTRPVYFEEFGDFAPTVLYDVARMRPGMVIAEPGVIETPITTILINPGDRAVMDELGNVRITVGSRATLSRREDDGAQR from the coding sequence GTGAACGACAACTACATCGTCGGCGTCGACATCGGAGGCACGTTCACCGATTGTGTCGCGGTGAGCGGCGAGGGGGGCATGACCCTGGGCAAGGCGTCCTCGACGCCGCGGAACTTTGCGCTGGGCGTGCTGGACGCCGTGCGCGACGCGGCGCGCAACCTCGGCATGGAGGACGAACGCGGGTTGCTGCAGGCCACCCGGCTCTTCTACCACGCGTGCACCATTGGCGATAACACGCTGATCACGCGCAGCGGCGCGCGCACCGGGCTCATCGCCACCGCCGGGTTCGGCGACACCATCCTGATGATGCGCGGCGGCGTGGTGGCCGGACTCCCCGAGTCCGAGGCCCACCACATGGCGGCCCTGACCAAGCCGGACCCCCTCGTGCCCAAGCGGCGCATCGCCGAGGTCAACGAGCGCGTGGACTTCGAGGGCGACGTGCTCGTGGGCCTGGATGAAGCCGAGGCCGAGGACGCCATCCGCAAGCTCGTGGACAACGGCGTCGAGTCCGTGGCGGTGTCGCTTATCTGGTCCATCGCCAACGATTGCCATGAGCGGCTGCTCGGGAAGCTGTTGCGGCAGCGCTACCCGGACCTCTTCGTCACGCTCTCCAGCGAGGCGGCGTCCTTCCAGGGGGAGTACGAACGCACGGCCACCACGGTGTTCAATGCCTACATCGGCCCGAGGATCAGCGCGTACCTGAACGACCTGCGCGCGCTGCTGCGCGACCGCGGACTTCAGCGCGAGCCGTTGGTCATGCAGGCTTACGGCGGCGTCCTGGGGGTGGACGATTCGGTGCGCAAGGCCGTGGGCACCATCGAGTCGGGCCCCGCGGCCGGGGTCGCGGCGTGCCGCTACATGGGCGGTTTGACCGGCATCGACCACATCGTGGCCGCGGACATGGGCGGCACCACCTTCAAGGTCGGCATCATCCGCGACGCCGTCATGGAGCGGGACTACCAGCCCGTCTTCCTGCGCTACCGTCTCTTGTCCCCCAAGATCTGGGTGGAGTCCATCGGCGCCGGCGGTGGCAGCATCGCCTGGATCGAGGAGGGGACGGGCCTCCTCAAGGTCGGTCCGCGAGGCGCCGGCGCCAGCCCCGGGCCGGTGTGTTACAACCGCGGCGGCACCGAGCCCACGGTCACCGACGCGAGCCTGATCCTCGGTTACCTGAACCCCGAGTATTTCCTCGGCGGACAGATTGCCCTCGACGTGGAGGCGGCGCGCCGGGCCGTGGCGGAGAAGGTGGCCGAGCCCCTGGGCATGAGCGTTACCGAGGCGGCCGGCGCCATCCACCGCATCGTCAACGCCCAGATGAGCGACCTTATCCGCAACGCCACCATCCAGAGGGGACACGACCCCCGAGGCGACACGATGTTCGCCTTCGGCGGTGCCTGCCCCGTGCATGCAGGGCGGTTCGCGGCCGAGTTGGGCATCGAGCAGGTGGTGGTCCCGGTGACCGCCTCGGTCCACGGCGCCGTGGGCCTGGTGGCCTCGGACGTCGTGTACGAGGAGGGGGTCTCCGACCGCTCCCTGGTGCCGGTGCCCCCGGACCGTCTGAACGCGTCATTCTCCCCGGTCCTGGCCAAGGTGCGCCGCAGCCTGGAGGACGCGGGTTTCGGCGATGATGACATCACCCTGGCGCGGAGCGTGGACATGCGCTACCGCTACCAGGTCCACGAGATCAACGTGCCGATCCCGCCGGGCGAGGCGCCCCTGACCGACGAGGACCTCGAAGCCGTGTACACGCGCTTCGACGGTCTCTACGAGGCCGCCTACGGGAAGGGTTCCGCCTACCGGGCCGCCGGGCGGGAGATCGTCACGTTGCGGGTCACCGGCTCGGGGGCGCTGCCCAAGCCTGCCCTGCGCGCGTTGGAGGGCGGCGGCGAGGCATCGGCCGCCCGCAAGGGCACCCGGCCGGTCTATTTCGAGGAGTTCGGCGACTTCGCGCCCACCGTGCTCTACGATGTCGCACGGATGCGCCCGGGCATGGTCATCGCCGAACCCGGTGTCATCGAGACACCCATCACGACCATCCTGATCAACCCGGGCGACCGGGCGGTGATGGACGAACTGGGCAACGTCCGCATCACGGTGGGGTCGCGCGCGACCCTTTCCAGGAGGGAGGACGATGGAGCGCAACGATAG
- a CDS encoding ABC transporter substrate-binding protein encodes MKVLSGLFDRGLFWRRAAVVTMAAGMVLAFVGGAVAQSGGDALKQLVAAAQKEGELNVFGSGDWHSPQLMAALEKGLNNTYGINVRLKATPGPSASKLMPRLIDEVKTGRTASTDIFFAPSRQQIPSDKAGALLRVDWKNLVPGLKDEEIGINGAAVVNGAAIHVIGYNTNLVKAGDLPKSYKDFTDPKYKGKIGTTVFAVGWVEAAIHLGEEEATRIVDAMVANGTIIGTTRTGVHNRVATGEFPIFAFDTKPVAYSRLKAKGGPVDFATMDDFMSGTASEVSVPKTSAHPNLAKLLAVYTLTKQGQDTIWKVIGRDSPFREGSQLNKLVESKRAAGAKIYFGTDQNVVKNAYFYQKVSRKLAKKLRGN; translated from the coding sequence ATGAAGGTTCTTTCCGGGCTGTTTGATCGGGGTCTTTTTTGGCGGCGCGCCGCCGTCGTGACCATGGCGGCCGGTATGGTTCTGGCATTCGTCGGCGGGGCGGTGGCTCAGTCGGGTGGCGACGCGCTGAAGCAACTCGTCGCCGCGGCGCAAAAGGAAGGCGAGTTGAACGTCTTCGGATCGGGCGATTGGCACTCGCCGCAACTCATGGCGGCCCTCGAAAAGGGGCTGAACAACACCTACGGCATCAACGTGCGCCTCAAGGCGACTCCCGGACCGAGCGCGTCGAAGCTGATGCCGCGGCTGATCGACGAGGTCAAGACCGGGCGCACCGCCAGCACCGACATCTTCTTCGCCCCCTCGCGCCAGCAGATTCCTTCCGACAAGGCCGGGGCGCTCCTGAGAGTGGACTGGAAGAACCTCGTGCCCGGCCTGAAGGACGAGGAGATCGGCATCAACGGCGCCGCGGTGGTCAACGGCGCGGCCATCCACGTGATCGGTTACAACACCAACCTGGTGAAGGCCGGGGACCTGCCGAAGTCGTACAAGGACTTCACCGACCCCAAGTACAAGGGCAAGATCGGCACCACGGTCTTTGCCGTCGGCTGGGTCGAGGCGGCGATCCATTTGGGTGAGGAGGAAGCCACCCGGATCGTCGACGCCATGGTAGCCAACGGCACCATCATCGGCACCACGCGCACGGGCGTGCACAATCGCGTGGCCACGGGCGAGTTCCCGATCTTCGCCTTCGACACCAAGCCGGTGGCCTATTCCCGGCTCAAGGCCAAGGGGGGGCCGGTGGATTTCGCCACCATGGACGATTTCATGTCGGGCACCGCGAGCGAGGTCAGCGTGCCGAAGACGAGCGCGCATCCCAATCTCGCGAAGCTCCTCGCCGTTTACACGTTGACCAAGCAGGGACAGGACACCATCTGGAAGGTCATCGGGCGTGATTCGCCGTTCCGCGAAGGTTCGCAGCTCAACAAGCTGGTGGAGAGCAAGCGCGCCGCCGGTGCCAAGATCTACTTCGGCACCGACCAGAACGTGGTGAAGAACGCGTACTTCTACCAGAAGGTCTCCCGCAAGCTCGCCAAGAAGTTGCGCGGGAACTAG